CAGAACAGCAGAAGCCATCCTGTTGAAGCCAGAAAAGTGTCTGGGTTCACTTGATTGAGTGCACAGAGTACAACCAGGATACGAGAGTGGGACATGCTTCAGCTACCAGAAAAAGTGAGATCCCAGACCAGTGTCATTTTGCAGACTATGGctaattcacacatgcatgttcattctGAGATTTCTCATTCCCCAATGAGCAAAATGTGTGAACATCTCCCAAAGAAAAGCATTGTGATCAAGATGATGTGATAGGTGGATGTTGTGCTTGACCTGATATGACTGCTGCAGTCATGATGATAAACTTGATAAACATGCATATGTGAATGAGCCTTCAAGCATGGTATGCACTAGATGACTGATGAAGAACACAGACCGCCAACATcatacacacttccttgggagtaagtctcaccaTTTCACTTAGTGAGATTTGCTGCTgcgtatgcataggattgacctGAAAGTCATCCAACAAACGGAAGTCCTGCCTATATCTGAAGAATGGAGACAATATAATGTTACAACTGAACTCCATTTTTGATATCTTGGCACCAGACCAACATTCCAGCAGCATTCACGGAGTTTATTAGTCTTTGCTCCAAAAACATTATTATGTCATAGATCTGCTATTGTATATTCATCCATTATGAACTCTCTTCTAGTTCAGGGCTGGAAAGAAGGTGAATTGGCTTGAGTGCTTCTTGAAAGCTTAAGTACAAAGGCAACACCTTTTCCTGGGGAAGACAAACTTGACCACTGTCATTCATGCCTTGGTAACAACATCTCAATTAGATTATTGCAAAATGCTATCTGCAGGGCTGACTTTGAAGAAAGTTCAGAAACTACAATTGGCTCACAATGCAGCTGCCAGAATACAAACTATGTCATACATAGCATATAAATTCCGTATTATTCTGCCTTGGTTTGATTACCATTTTGTTTCTGGACCTAATCCAGTGCGCTTACTTTAACACAGAAAACCCTTAAACAGTCAGGGGCTGGGGTATCTAAAAGACTATCTCCTCTTTCACAAACACTCAGACGAACATCAGAGCCTGGTCTGCACCCTACAGCCATCTGAGCTGTGGCAAGCAGATGTACAAGACAGGGCTTCTTCAGCTTGTAGACCCTAAACTCTGGACTTAGTTTTGTTTTGTAATTcactttatttggtttttatattGTTGCTAGCCCAGAGGGCAGAGAGCAGAGAATCTTAGATGAAAGGAAAGGCTTATAAtagtctaaaaacaaacaaataatcaGGTGGACCTTCTTCACCTGATATCTTGAACTAGCAATCGCGAGCACCTTCTCTCTGTGTGGCTTGCAGAGATTGGCTAACTTGGCACACCCAATACTCAGACAACTCAGTCTTAAGAAAGTACATGGTACAAGGAAGCGACCCTCAGCACAATGTGTGCAAAAGAAGGCTCTGTAACAGGAAGTGTGTGAGTGACATACTCAGCCTTCTCTCTGAGAGCGTTTGAGCCCCAAAGAACATGCAAGAATTAACCTTTGGAAGCAGGGAAGCCTTTCTCAGTTACAAAACAGTGAGGAAGGATGGTCACGCAATGACAGCTGTATTTCAACAAGCAGGTTCCTGTTTTCATTATTTTTGCAAGTCCTAcgctgcaaggaaaaaaaacacatcctGATGTACTTTCACACTGCTTCATGACAGAAGGCAGTTGCTATTCTCACACTGTTTTTATCAGCAAATAAATTGCAAAAGGAGACCAGACACAGAAGCCATTTGCCCTCCTTTCCCTCTCTTTTGCCTGCTCTCCCATAATATTGGCTCAAGTTGACCTTCAGTCAAGGTCCAGCATGTTTGTATGAATCCAAATGCCATCCTATTGTTTAATCCCATACCCAGACTTatgtacggctccattttgctctccctgccgggaatggctccgaagggaggggccgcttgcctgctccctgccagcctgggtgctccgccccctctccagctacgccaccaataCAGCGTAAGCTTTTATCCGTCACAGCTACCAGCATCAATTTGGTTTCAGAGTCCACAAACAGTGTTGTTGTCTCTGGAAAAGCAAATGAACAAAAAATGGTTGCTGATGAAAATAATGCACATTTAAAACCCTTTGTCTGATATTAACGCTGAAGAGTCTGTTAGACAGGAGTTAACATGCCCACATGTCAGTTTTACATTGCAGTATGCTAAGAGATTTTGTGATAATATGATGGTGAACTAGTGATGAGGCACTAAGCACAACCACTTTGCTTTGTGCACATACCTCCACTGGTTGCCTCatctatatatataaaaacactGAAGCATCACCCTTCAGAGAGTTTTTAATGTCATACCCTGGATACTGCATACTGTCCCATAAATCTTCAGTTGAAATAAGCAACAAAGTAGTGACATCTCATCCCATCTTTTCCCTCTGAGGTCCTGTCATTCATCTGCTGCCTCATCTGTTGTGCAGGATACCTTGAGACCTGCTTACTGCAACAGGTAAGTGACTGGATGACAGAAGTAGAAAAGGAATGGTGAAGAGGAAGGCTGGCTGTCTTTTGTGAGCTTGTGATTGGCTGCAAAAGCTTGAGCCTGTTGTCGCTTGCTCACAAAAGGCTCCAACATAgtggacatagtagaaatggaaagggtgcaaaagagatcgactaagatgattactgggctggggcaccttccttatgaggaaaggctacggcgtttgggccacttccgcctagaaaagaggcgctggaggggggacatgattgagacatacaaaattatgcaggggatggacagagtggatagagagaagctctttacactctcacataacaccagaaccaggggaaatccactaaaattgagtgttgggagagttaggacagacaaaagaaaatatttctttactcagcatgtggttggtctgtggaactccttgccacaggatttggtgatggcgtctggcctggacgcctttaaaaggggattggacaagtttctggaggaaaaatccattatgggttacaagccatgatgtgtatgcacaatctcctgattttagaaatgcactatgtcagaatgccagatgcaagggagggcaccaggatgcaggtctcttgttatctggtgtgctccctggggcatttggtgggccgctgtgagatacaggaagctggactagatgggcctatggcctgattcagtggggctgttcttatgttcttaacttctaTACAACTTTTTGAGTCCTTGTGAACATTAgcctaagaagaaccctgctggatcaggccataggcccatctcgtccagcttcctgtatctcacagtggcccaccagatgcctcagagagcacacaaaacaacaagagacctgcagcctggtgccctctcctgcatctggcattctgaggtagccttcttctaaattcagaaggttgcacatacccatcatagcttgtaacctgtgatggacttttcctccagaaattagtccaattcccttttaaaggcgtcccggtcagttgccatcaccacatcctgtggcaaggagttgcacaggctaattacactctggatagaaatattttcttttgtcctaactctctcaacactcaattttagcagatgtttcctggttctggtgttgtgtgagagggaaaagaacatctttccatccactctgtccatcccctgcataattttgaatgtctcaatcatgtcccctctcaggcaccttAGACTGAAAAGCCTGAACGCTGtaagctttcctcataagggaggttccccagcccagtaatcattttggttgctctcttctgcaccttttccatttccactatatcttttttgagatgtggcaaccagaaatggatgcaatactccaggtgtggccttaccattgaattttacaatggcattataatattggccattttattttcaataccttttctaatgatcccaatcatgGAATTAGGCTTCTTCaccgctgctgcacattgggtcaacactttcatcgagctgcccACTagcaccctaagatctctctcttgatctatCACAGACCACTCATAGCCCATTAGCCTTTAtatgaagctttgatttttttctccagcgtgcattactttacatttacttacattgaaatccatctgccattttgctacccattctcccagtctggagagatctttctggagctcttcataatccCTTCTAGTACTCATCACTCAGAAAAggttagtgtcatccacaaacttggccacctcactacttaaccctgtcttcaggtcatttatgaagaagttgaaaagcactggtcccacaacagatccttggggcacactgcttttcatctctctccattgagaaaattgccAGTTGACACCCAGTCTGTTTCCTGGAACTGGAATCAGTTCCAAATCCACGAGAGGGCTGGCCCTCTTATTCCCTTATGTgtagttttctcagtagcctttggtgagggaccatgtcaaacgtcttctgaaaatccagatatataatatccacgggttctcccacattcacatgtTCTGTTGACCTTCTCAATTAACTCTGAAAGGTTCGTGAGGcgagacttacccttatagaagccatgctgattctccctcagtaaggcttaTTCATctgtgtcagtgattttcaatctttttcatctcacagcacactgacaaggcactaatgtcgtcaaggcacaccatcagatttttgacaatcgacaaagcaaactgcactgctggcagggaactcacattccccaatggccctactaataaacgattctctccaaactcccatggcacacatgtggatcactcatggcacaccaatgtgccacggcacaccagttgaaaattgctggtctctgtgttttgagatttcatctttgaggaggcattccaccatcttaccttgaACAGATGTTTGGCTGACGGTCTATAGTTTCCTGTCAACATTCCAATTGACTACTTCCAAAAGTTTAGATTTTGTGAGCATCTGCTTGGTTTGTGCTCAAAACTTCCACCCTACTTTGAGTGGATCACCAAGGTGCCTGGGCACGAAGTAGCAGATCCTTAACTATCCATGTGTTTCCATCTACATGTTTCGTTCTTACTTTTTCTCTTGAACAAGTCATACTAATTGTGCAAAGAACTAGTCAGAACTCATAAAATAAGACAAGAAAACTAGATATCACTGTCAGATGCAGCAGAATATTCCAACAAGTGTCAAGATGGATGGGATTATCATGTTTAAAGAAGTGCAGCCTTGGTCCATGTAAATGgagtgcgagagagagagagagagagagagagagagagagagagagagtttaattCTGTTAGACTGGGACACATACTGTACTCTCTGTTCTCTCCATTTATGGACCATAGCCCTCTCTTCCATAGACAATGTCACAGTTAATCCCTTGCCCCCGTTTTATTTCAGACCTGTTTCTGCATTTATTAGCAGTCTCTTGCAGTGATCGCCTTTCTTTTTCTGGGAGTTGCATGCTCTGATGCCACATCATGGCCTTCTTCTGCAACTACAGGCTGCTCCACTAGGCATCACTTGTGCTTACAGggccagcctatttatacacagatttttttatacacggatttgactcaatacgaatggcctctgcaaatgagaaggaatgtgctgatccctggagaaggggaaaaatgcatccctttaaaatcggtttaaaaaaactgaacagtcctttaacaatagcctccttaatgagagagctggctgacaatccatcaatccttctctctccaggcgactcctcccttccccctgagcactgaaagaaaggtgatccctttgcattggtgaagggagagggtgagtgtaagctctcagctctttgcaagctcttggaggaagactgattgatggattgtcttgataatgactcttatcttacatcacaaaggtcagcaaggctgtttttaaatcaactagcaaagaaactttgtttttttaattgatttgcattttttgccatccatgtgagtgcttggaacggcaaataattagtctcaacctgtacacttTTACTTGTCCTCCAGCACAATTGTTGGGGTCAGACCCATCCCAGCTATGTCAGGTGAAAAGTCACCTCCTGCAGCAGGCTGGGTCAGATGGCAAGCTGTTGAAGGGTGTCCTGTACATTATACCAGCCAGCCACTTCTCCTGGCCTGACACATGTCTGCTGGCCCCATGCACTCTCGGAGCACACAAAATGAAGATGGGGAAGGCTGACCTCTTCCTCCACTGATCTCCAGCTTCACCACTGCTTCTTTTGAGGTGGCTGGTAGAGAAAATGTTGGGAGCAGAGGCATTCTCCATCCACAGCATCTCTTCAGCTGGAGGTGGCAGAAGGGCATGTGCATCCCCTACTAGCTTGCTGCCTGCCCCAGCCTGCCACCTTTTTTTAATCAGCACATGTTTCCAAGCATACAAGAGGCTAGGGCTGTTGAACAGGTGGTGGGCAAGGGTCTACCACTGTGGCATGCACCATTGATGGtcttcacggggggggggagtgagtgcTGCAGGGATGCTGCTTGCATATGTGTGATATGGTGCATGCTGTTGAGAGTAGGGGGATTGGTGGAGGAATTTGAAgggtgggcagcaaaatgggagtTAGGTTTAGGTGGTGGTTTGTCTTGAACTGCTGAGATAGGGGCTGACCCTCGTCCCTTTCATGATGTGCTCAAGCACATTATTTTACTAATAGAGCAGTCCATGTGTGCTAAGTTGAAATTATGACAGTTTATAAGTGTTTACTGTACATATTTCTGTCAGCTGAAATCAGCAATGGAGTAAAGCctaatccagacaagacagatgtTATCCTGGTCAacagaaccactgatttaggaaCCAGAGTTCAGCTTGTGCCGGGTGGGATAACACTCCCTTTAAAAACCCATAGTTTGGGTGGTGTCTCTGAACCCAGTCTGGCTGAGGCACTAACTGCCTCTGTTCTGAACAGATCAGATGTGGCCCTATCTGGACTACCACATGCATGGGTGGCATCACACTTAAATGGCTGCCATGTGATCTATGTGTGACTGCCTGATGGCTGCTCAGCAACTTCAGCTGCTTCAAAATACAGCAGCCTGATGGCTATTTGGGACAGGCCATCTGGAGCACAAGATCCTGCTGCTGGGATATCTTCATTAGTTACTAGTTTACTTCTGGGCAGAATTTAAAGTGCTGTGTTTGACCTGAAAGCACTAAACTGGTTGGGACCAGGATACACAGAGATCCGTCTCCTGCCGTATGAAACCGTTAGCGTTATTAAGAGCAGCAGGGGAGGCCCTTCTCAGTATTCCACAAATATCAGATTTACTGGCTTGAGTGGGACCCAGGAGAGAGGCTATTCTGCAACACCCAGTCTTTAGGATTCCCTTCCAAGCAAGGTATAACTGGCCCCATCCTTTTCAACCTTCTGCAAGACATTACAGGTGTGCACCCTGTAGCTACGTTCTGGCAATACGCCGGGATTGAATATCTGACAACCACGTGTGGTCACGTGGCTGTCGGGggcacacacccccaccctccgaacatgagggttgtctgagcctcccagaggcagtgcaaatctgtgcgctgcctctgcaaggctcagactgagggaaatcgcgtCTCTTGCACAATTTCCAAgttcctccgtgaaactggaagtcgcgcaagagatgcgatttccctcagtctgagcattgcagaggcagcgcgcagatttgcactgcctctgggaggctcagacaaccctctggaggggagcggAGTATCCACCTTCCCTGCGGAAGATTTGCATTGCGTCAGGCactgcttgacaacagggatcgCGGTCCTgctccctgttgttaagtggcgcacgacAGTATTTTGGTGTGTCCTGTGGTAATGCTATTTTTAATCTTTCTATTTaacaatcttaatttttttttttccagttggaaGTTGCCTTGGGCATAATTTTGTTATGATGAAATTTTTGTTACAGAAATGTCTGAAGTAAAATAAATGAGAGTCAGCTGACTCTTTTTCACATTTAAGTGAGCATTTGCCAAGAAAGATTCTACAACAAACATGATTCTCCAGCCACACATAATGAAGGAGGATTTtactagatcagcatttctcaaaatgtgggttgtgacccactagtggaatgcgacccaatttttggtgggtcatggggcCACCATGACTAGGAAGTGGCAGGGCAATATGGCGCACAACcctgaagccacttctgggtagCACTGACCTGTGCCTCATATAATTTGCCgtgtcatgccccagaatgccttgccaaAGTTACATGGCATAACGTGGCCAGTGACACAGGGTATGGGCTGGCATGACCAGGAAACAGCTTCTGCATCATGTACCATATTTCCCTGCCGCTTTCTGGTCGCGGCTAGCCCATGACCTACTGCTGCCACCAGTGTGGGTGACAAGGGTAAGGAGTTTGAGAATGCCTGTACTAACCTTTGTCTTATTCTTCAATCTAGAACTGAGCCTCCACAGTTGAGAGTTTTTCTTCTGGATTGTTGACAATGTCTCAGGCCAATGATTCAAGCCTTGAGAAGAGCACACTGGAGATGCTTCAAAGCCATATGCTCCAGGTCACTTTGCCTGCACTCTACGCCATTGTTTTCAGCATCAGCATCCCTCTGAATTCCGTTTCTTTGTGGTTCCTTTGTCGATACTCAAGGCCTTGGACTCCCATCATAGTGTTCTCCATTAATTTGACCATCTCAGACTTGCTCTACAGCATGCTCCTCCCTTTTCAAATAATCTATCACCTGCGGAAAAACAACTGGATTTTTAGCGACTCTCTGTGCCATGCTGTCACTGTTCTGTTCTATGGAAACATGCACTGTTCCCTTTTAACCATGACCGGTATCAGCATTGAGCGCTACCTGGGCATTGTTCACCCCCTGCGCTACAAAGTCATGAGACCCATTAGAACGTCTCTCCTGACCTGCATAGTCATTTGGGTCCTTGTTTTATTGCCACTCCTCCCCCTCATGCAGAACAAATTAACTCGTCCAGTAGAAGAGCTGAATATAACCACTTGCTTTGACATTTTGCCTAAAAATATGTTTAACGGGACACCCCATTTCATCGCTTACTTTGGATCCCTGATGTTCTTCTTCTTTGTACTACCTCTGTTCGTCATGGGATTTTGCTACATCTCGATCATCCGAACACTTCTTCATTCCTCCCCTACACATCTCACAGAAACAAAGAAGCAGACAGTCTATTTGGTCATAGTGTTGTTGATGCTGCTCATTCTTTGCTACATGCCTCACATTGTTGTATCGGTTGTCCATTACATCCTCGTTTTTCAAGGGAAGACAGCCTATGTGGAATATAAACTTGCAGTTGCAATACAAAGCTTCAATTGCTGCTTTGACCCATTGGTCTATTACTTTGGCTCCAAAGAGTTTCGGCGAAAGGTACAAAGGAAGCTTTGCAGATGTGTGCCTGTTAGTTTAAGTGACCATACCCCTATTTTTTCAGAACACAATGTGCAAATAATGCCCAAACAAAAGGAGCCAAAGAAATAGTGAGTGTTATTCTGGAATGCAATAAACTGCCTATTATTCTGAATTGCACTGAATCCTCAAGAATCTTCAGGAGTCATTTCACTGTACATTCTCAGCTGTCCAAGTTATGCAGAAAACTTTTTGCCAACCATGAACCTCTAGTGCAGAGTGAACAACACTTGTAAATTCCAAGAGCATACAATCAAAACAACTGATGCCAAATACTACTCACTGTATAAGGAGTACCTCTGATTAATGACATAGCTATTTCTGGACACATGTTACGCAAAAgagtaaggcagtgtttctcaaggtttgtcctctaccgtaccacttcacatggtccacctatctgaagtactACCTTACCACTGAAGTAtcactgatgatgacatcatcaccagttacttctgggttgggaggccagatacaatgcagcagagaccagtaagaggctcagggtgggcggGAAGACTTTTTCAagaacagaaaagcatgctttggagctctacctgccAAGTGTCCTACGGCGTTTGTTGCATCATGATCTTGGTCTCACTAcctggcagcaggtgtccaggggtcctgtaagtaccaccagacatcacctcaagtaccactggtggtacccatatcactggttgaaaaacactggagtAGAACAACCAGAACAATATTCAATAACCATTCAACCACTTTTGATAGTTTGGACCTGATGGATCAAATATCATTAGAAAAATTCATTGCCTAGAGATAGTTTGCTTTTGGGACAATCTTTCTGGAATGTCATGAACTACACTGGCCATTCAGTTACAGATGCTGTAGCCACACAGCAATTGAATTTGAATAATTATAAACTTAAATCATTATAGTGCTGTTCTTGTCTATTAGTTCTAGTCTGACAAAGCTATGCAGACAAAAAGCCTCATGTGAAGCATATTTTGTATGAAACTAGCCATCTCTTACAGTATACTGCAGATATTCTTAAATCCCGAAGGCATATACTTCTAATAAAACAATGTGCATTGTGTCTATGTTTTGATCTTAAACAAAGCCAACTTAATGATTTTCTTTGTTGTCGGTGGAAGGTTTGATGGACTTTGCCGAGAACACAAGGTCAGCTCATACAGTCAGTGGAATCCAGTGGCTAAACTATTCCTATACTGAATTGTTTCATGCTACAAGTGGCAAAATTGTATGTGTGGCCATTCCCATgtgaaagaaatgaaaaagtaTGATGGCATGTCAAGGATGAAGAGAACATTCCTTCCACTGCATATGCAAGTGGTAGAGTCCAGAAATAGGTTTAGCACTTGATGACACTGATGAAATTGAAATTGGCCCTCTGGTGTGGGAAGAATTAGCCCTCTAGTATGGGAGACCAAAACTTACTAATTATCATCATGACAATCACGGCTAAGTCATCATATACATGGGAGGGGTTTCTTTTTCAAATCTTTCCAGTGGCCCCCAGCATTTTGATAGTTTTTCAGGAGAAGAAGCAAAAGTGTTTACCTCGCTACAGTCCTTTGTAGGGCACAATCCACACCCACTTGATAAGAGAGGAAATCACTTATACTCTGCATATCACCTGCAGTCTGCCTCTCTTAAAAAGAGAGACCACAGCCATTTTAAGAGAAGCAAAAGCAGATGCAGAGTGAACTAATCCTTTCCTATATCTTGTGGAGAGGGGAGAATTGGACTTAGTTCTGCAAATCATTGCAGTTTGTCTTGCTTTAAATGATTCCTGCAACCACTTGAAGAGTGCAGTTATATTTGGAGCCCAAACACACCCTTCTTCTTTTCCAACAAGTGCTTTGTCAAGAGAGAAGAAGAAATCCCAATTATatggtaaaaataatttttttcttgagGACCACTGGAAATAAAGTGTTGACCCCTCTCCCATAAAGGCAATTTTCATTATAAATCTGGTGCCACATTAATGCTCAGCTCAGTTCTAAAACAGAAAGCTATTAATCTCTGAACTCAGCTTTCCGAATCTCTTCTTTCCTTGCTTGTTACTCTATGCTCCCTCCATTAGACAGTACTGTCCTCTCCAGTTGTCCTATTAATGATCTCTGTTGCAAGGGGTTGCTGAAAGAGGATTCTGGGAATATATTTAAGAAGTGCCTTGATCACCTTTCTAATAGGAAGTGAAAGTGTGGGATGAACATCTTTTGAATAAACTGTCATACTGGAAGAAGGTAAAAATCTAACAAATCCATGGTAAACTGCAATTTTTTTCACAAACAACTTTTAACCCGGCAGCCAAGTCTTGATTTTCCTAAATGTGCCTGAACCTTTAAAGCTAATTCCGTATTGAACACAAAGAGCACATGGCATCAGCCAAAAATGGGCATTTGTGATGAAGGAAGTCATGTGTCATCCTGCTGAAAAATGTTCTCCCATTAGACTGAAATGGATCATCACTTATGAGCATACATGGAATAGATTAGATCCAGGTCTTTACTGATTATGAATGTAGTTCACAGCCACATAAGACAATGATACTTTTGCTACTGTTTGTTATCTGATAAGAATTTTAACCTTGGTGGACATATTCTGGCTAAGAATCAGAGTCTTCAAAGACATTCAATGCAGTTGAAGCAGGCATTAACCAgaacttcccccctcccaaaggtAGGAATACTTTACATCTATAGCATACCTGCCAAATGCATTCACCTAAAGATCTGCATGACAGAAAAACTTCAATATACGCCATAGGAAGTGTGTTCAATTGCTTAACTGCCCTTACAGTAAGGACATTGTTCTTAACACTTAATAGTATCTTTACTTTCCTGTAatttaatggtgcaatcctatccttgtgTTACACTGGTCAGGGAGCTTGATGAGGAAAGTACTGTTACTAAATCCCTTATGCTGATGCAAGTACCAGTTAtgctgacacacagcccaatcctcatgAGGGCCTGAGCTGCAGAACACGTGTTCTGCCAGCATGCGCTGTTACAAAAgtgccagagccttcctgctggtagtCATTAGGAGGCCTGCCAGTAAGTccagtggagggtggggagggggttgaacagggcagggcagggcaggaaggaagggggcgacaatgggggtgggtggtttgggcctgggagggggatgggatcagcagtgccagtgcaggctctatccaaacccccttccctgaCCTAATCCACatgcacagatcaatgtggacttgcactagtgatatcgctggtgcaggtgcatgttgacccattgtggctgctaggCTTAATCCAGGATAGGCTTATCCccgggtaaggggacaaatgcctggaggagacctccagcagccaaaaatccctcataggatacagtggaagctgtgCCGGCACCGCTGCATGGCTGCATAGGGATTTGGGTGGAATTGGGCTGACAATGAAGTTATGATAGTGTTCTGATGTTGTTAAGGTGTCATACTTTTGTCAGTACCATGTTCTATGGTGTAAGCGGTCAGGAGAGGGATGTGGTGAAGTCATGGTAAAAATAAGAGATATAGATCAGAGCATTTGATGTTATTCTCCAGGGGGCTAAATCCCACCTC
This portion of the Tiliqua scincoides isolate rTilSci1 chromosome 3, rTilSci1.hap2, whole genome shotgun sequence genome encodes:
- the LOC136645070 gene encoding P2Y purinoceptor 8-like, with protein sequence MSQANDSSLEKSTLEMLQSHMLQVTLPALYAIVFSISIPLNSVSLWFLCRYSRPWTPIIVFSINLTISDLLYSMLLPFQIIYHLRKNNWIFSDSLCHAVTVLFYGNMHCSLLTMTGISIERYLGIVHPLRYKVMRPIRTSLLTCIVIWVLVLLPLLPLMQNKLTRPVEELNITTCFDILPKNMFNGTPHFIAYFGSLMFFFFVLPLFVMGFCYISIIRTLLHSSPTHLTETKKQTVYLVIVLLMLLILCYMPHIVVSVVHYILVFQGKTAYVEYKLAVAIQSFNCCFDPLVYYFGSKEFRRKVQRKLCRCVPVSLSDHTPIFSEHNVQIMPKQKEPKK